Genomic segment of Coregonus clupeaformis isolate EN_2021a chromosome 34, ASM2061545v1, whole genome shotgun sequence:
acaggtgtcttttatacaggtaacgagttcaaacaggtgcagttaatacaggtaatgagtggagaacaggagggcttcttaaagaaaaactaacaggtctgtgagagccggaattcttactggttggtaggtgatcaaatacttatgtcatgcaataaaatgcaaattaattacttaaaaatcattcaatgtgattttctggatagttgttttagattccgtctctcacagttgaagtgtacctatgataaaaattacagacctctacatgctttgtaagtaggaaaacctgcaaaatcggcagcgtatcaaatacttgttctccccactgcatgtgtgtctgtgacttTATGCTTTGTATCTAGAGTGCAAGGAGAGACCCCAGACCCCCTGTGAGATTGCTAGAGATGCCGTGGACCGTAACTTGATTGGAACCTTCATCCCCCAGTGTGACAACCAGGGACAATACACCCCTCAGCAGTGCTGGGGCTCTACAGGTTACCAAacacatacacaagcacacacacacacgttacccTACTGAAAATTTCACACAAGATTAACCCATTCCTTTTGCAGTCCTGACATGCTCCAATCCATGGCATGTGAAATGTCTTGATAACCTGTTTCCCAAACATTTGAATGTATTTAGGAACTAAAAATGCACTCCAGACTTGCTTTTCAGGTGTTAGTGAAAGCAAAGACGcagttaaatgctttttcaattcAATTTGTGTAAAATATGGGTAACACTTAATTTTAAGGGGTAATTATTCCTGTATTGTAGTTAACTGTAACAACTCATAGTTAcagtgtaataacaacatgtCACTAGTAGAAAATGCGGTATGTAATTATAGAGGTGTAACAATGAAGACTTattaccatgcttgttacaaatgggcaggtttccactaaaatcaccaacgtaatgtaagaactGTCACAAAGGTTTTGATCCCTCGTGGATGAGCTGGATGTCTGAGAGATTATAGCCTATGCTCAATAGGCTCTAATTACTTACCGTTGAATGAGCACTGTTCAAACTATATCTCCGCTCAGTATTGTTGCAAGCACTTTCCCTCAAAACAAAGTTTACCATCTGGGATAACTTGGTTGTGCTGGTAAAAAGAGATCAGTAGGTCAACCTCACTGACTGGGATCTAATATGGGTGGCATCCCAGATGAGGAAAAACACACTTTTTCAAAGTACAGACAAGTAATGTTTGCCTAAATACAATGTAATtgctagttgttacacaggatttagctaatgaaaatgaaatgtatcttgaggggtacttacttgtaattaatgGGTATGGAAGTTTCACTTCATTTCACAATAAGGTACAGAAATGAAGTGAAACTTCCAGAAGCTTTCaaatgagggccaggttgtcaggatgtgTAATCTACTGTAtaagtacacattaattacaagtaaatacccctcaagatacacttcatttaaACTAGCTACATCCTGTGTAACACCTAGCAATTACATTGTATTTAGGCAAACATTACTTGTCTGTACTTTGAAAAagtgtgttaaaaaaaaaaaaattctcatctGGGATGACCAATTTAACCTGATGGTAGACTTTATTTTGGTGGCAAGTGTTAGCAATAACGTTGAGTGGAGATACATTTTCAACAGTGCACATTTATTGTTAAGTAATTAGAGCCTTTTGAGCATAATCTCTCGGAAACCCAGCTCATCCATGAGGGTCACAACCTTGGTGACAGTTGTTACTGAATCGGATGCCGCTGACAAGAAACAAAACACTAAGTTTGGGAATTTAGTGGAAACCTGCCCACTTCTAACAAGCCTGGTAACAAGGAATCATTGTTACACCTTTGTAATTACAGACCGCAATTGCTaccagttacatgttgttattacagtgtaactattTAATCTTACAGTTAACTAAAAAATATTGTTACAGTGTAAATACACATGTAATTACATTTTAATAAGGACCTATTAAAAGGAAGCGTTACCAAAATGTGTTAGTGTGTAAATAGTCTTTATAACACGTTTTTAACACGCGTTAACATGTACATTTCTGGTAGGTTACTGTTGGTGTGTGACCAGCACTAGACAGAAGATCCCAGGTAATGAGCGTCCACcaggacaatgcaaatagtccgggtagccatgattagctgttgaggagtcttatggcttggaggtagaagctgttaagaagccttttggacctaggcttggcgctccggtaccgcttacgtgcggtagcagagagaacagtctatgacaatttttagggccttcctctgacaccgcctggtatagaggtcctggattgcaggaagcttggccccagtgatgtactggtccgtacgcactaccctctgtagtgccttgcggtcggaggccgagcagttgccataccaggcagtgatgcaaccagtcaggatgctctcgatggtgcagctgtataactttttgaggatctgacgacccatgccaaatcttgtcagtctcctgagggggaataggttttgtcgtgccctcttcacgactgtcttggtgtgtttggaccatgatagtttgttggtgatgtggacaccaaggaacttgaagctctcaacctgttccactacagccccgtcgatgagaatgggggcgtgctcggtcctcttctttttcctgtagtccacaatcatctcctttgtcttggcaccacacggccaggtctctgatctcctccctataggctgtctcatcgttgtcggtgatcaggcctaccactgttgtataTCGTCGGcagacttaatgatggtgttggagtcgtgcctggccatgcagtcatgggtgaactgggagtacaggaggggactgagcacgcacccgtgaggggcccccgtgttgaagatcagcgtggtagatgtattgttacctacccttacgacctggggggcggcccgtcaggaagtccaggatccagttgcagacggaggcgtttagtcccagggtccttagcttagtgatgagctttgagggcactatggtgttgaacgctgagctgtagtcaatgaacagcattctcacgtagctgttcctcttgtccaggtgggaaagggcagtgtggagtgcaatagagattttatcatctgtggatctgttggggcggtatgcaaattggagtgggtctagggtttttgGGATAATAATGttcatgtgagccatgaccagcctttcaaagcacttcatggctacatatgTGTATCTTGTGTTctttggcacagggactatggtggtctgcttgaaacatgttggtattacagactcagtcagggacatgttgaaaatgtcagggaAGACACtagccagttggtcagcgcatgctcggagtacgtgtccttgtaatccatctggccctgcggccttgtgaatgttgacctgcttaaaagtcttactcacatcgcctacggagagcgtgatcacatagtcattcgGAACAGCTAATGCTCTCATgcgtgcttcagtgttgcttgcctcgaaacgagcatagaagtgatttagctcgtctggtaggctcgtgtcactgggcagctgtgcttccctttgtagtctgtaatagtttgcaagccctgccacatccgtcggagccggtgtagtacgattcgatcttagtcctgtattgactctttgcaatTGAGATGGTAAAAACAGATCAGTAGGTCAACTTTACTGACTGGGATCTAATATGGGTGGCATCCCAGATGTGGAAAAatacactatttcaaagcatagtacatgtaatgtttgCTTAAGTACAATGTAATTGCTAGTTGTTAGATTTATCTcattaaaatgaagtgtattttgaggggtacttacttgtaattaATTTGCACGCATACAggacattacccatcctgacaacctggccctcatttGAAAGCATCTGGAAGTTTCACTTCATTTCACAATAAGGTACAGAAATGAAGTGAAACTTCCAGATGCTTTCaaatgagggccaggttgtcaggatgggtaatgtccTGTATgcatacaaattaattacaagtaagtacccctcaaaatacacttcattttaatgAGATAAATcttgtgtaacaactagtaattacattgtacttaagCAAACAtgacatgtactatgctttgaaatattGTGTTTTTCCTCATCTGGGTTGACCAATTTAACCTGATGGTCCACTTTATTTTGGTGGCAAGTGTTAGCAGTAACGTTGAGTGGAGATATATTTTCAACAGTGTACGTTTATGTTTAAGTAATTAGTGCCTTTTGAGCATAATCTCTCGGACACCCAGCTCATCCATGAGGGTCACAACCTTGGTGACAGTTGTTCCTGAATCGGATGCAGCTGACAAGAAACAAAACACTAAGTTTgtgaatttagtggaaacctGCCCACTTCTAACAAGCCTGGTAACAAGGAATCATTGTTACACTTTTGTAATTACAGACCGCAATTGCTaccagttacatgttgttattacagtgtaactattTATTCTTAGTTAACTAAAATACTTGTTACAGTTTAAAtacacatgtaattacactgtaaaaaAGACCTATTAAAAGGAAGCGTTACCAAAAATGTGTTAGTGTGTAAATAGTCTTTATAACACGTTTTTAACACGCGTTAACATGTACATTTCCAGTACATTACTGTTGGTGTGTAGCACTGGACAGAAGATCCCGGGTATGGAGTGTCCACCAGGCACGCCCCGCATCAACTGTTtaggtacacagacacacacacacgcacacacacagtcacgatCACACACAGTCAAGCAAACACGCACATAGTcactgcacgtacacacacacgcagaagTTCCCGAGTACTGAGAGTCCACCAGACACTGCTCGCTGTGAGAGGACAGGTAggaggagtgtgtgtttgtgtgtaagtaagtatttgcgtgtgtgtatgtgtgtgactttACCCTTGTGCTTTATATCTAGAGTGCAAGGAGCGACCCCAAAACCCCTGTGAGATTGCTAGAGATGCCGTGGACCCTAACTTGATTGGAACCTTCATCCCCCAGTGTGTCAACCAGGGACAATACACCCCTCAGCAGTGCTGGGGCTCtacaggtcaaatcaaatcaaatgttttttgtcGCATAAACATATTTAGTAgctgttattgcaggtgtagcgaaatgtgttaccacacacataaacacacacacacacaggttacccTACACAAGATTAACCCATTCCTTTTGCAATTCTGACATGTTCCATTGCATGGCATGTGAAATATCTTGATAACCTGTTTCCCAAACATTTGAAAGGTATTTAGGAGCTAAAAATGCACTGCAAACTAGCTTTTCAGGTGTTAGTGAAAGCAAAGATGTGGTTAAATGCTTTTTTAACATGTTACCATTCAATTTGTGTTAAAGTAAAATTTGTTATTGTGTAAATATTGTATTTACAACACGTTTTTTAACATGTACATTTCTGGCAGGCTACTGTTGGTGTGTGACCAGCACTGGACAGAAGATCGATGGTACTG
This window contains:
- the LOC123482482 gene encoding saxiphilin-like encodes the protein MYISSTLLLVCSTGQKIPGMECPPGTPRINCLVYPCALYLECKERPQNPCEIARDAVDPNLIGTFIPQCVNQGQYTPQQCWGSTGYCWCVTSTGQKIDGTECPPGTACINCADELVDEIRWKDVEKMVESRWNEDFEKTVERR